Within the Thermostichus lividus PCC 6715 genome, the region GCGATCAGTGGCGTTACGCAGTTCGCGGGCAATCATGCCTTCTGTCGAAACAACAGTAATGTGAGTATTTTTTGACCGGAGTAATTCGATGGCGCGCTCAAAGTCACCATCACCGCTGAATAGAACAACGCGATCGTACTGGCCAACAGTGTTAAACATATCAATGACGATCTCAATATCTAAATTTGCTTTTTGGGAGTATTTGCCAACACTTTCGTCGTAGTACTCCTTCAGCAGTTTGGTGCGCACCGTATAGCCCAAGTTAATCAAGGCATCCCGAAAGGATCGCTGATCTTGGCTGTCTTTGAGGCCGGTGTACCAA harbors:
- a CDS encoding LabA-like NYN domain-containing protein; the protein is MLPHQERLSIFIDGNNMFYAQQKNGWFFDPRRVLEFFTRDPNIVLVNAFWYTGLKDSQDQRSFRDALINLGYTVRTKLLKEYYDESVGKYSQKANLDIEIVIDMFNTVGQYDRVVLFSGDGDFERAIELLRSKNTHITVVSTEGMIARELRNATDRYIDLNEIRTFIEKIDIHSS